From Rhopalosiphum padi isolate XX-2018 chromosome 2, ASM2088224v1, whole genome shotgun sequence:
ATACCCTCTCGATAACTATCACGGACTTCAATAGAATCAGAGACAGgtcatataatatagaaattcaaTCTGACGGTGCGCACGACAACACGTGGGTGGTCACTGGTCagtgtacattttaaatggCATGTGGTACAAAATAGTGACGCGTGAACGTATTAATAGTATACCGCCGTGGCCTGCAAagatacgaaaaataatttaaatcaaatccaaaatatatataatatataaaaacggtGTATTTTTGGTACTTACCGTTATACCGGCTATTGATACATTGTTTGTTAATCATATCTGTCTTGAAACCTTTaggtaaataatagtatttattaacttttttcgactacttacatttattttgaaatttttcatcGTCAGTACCTAAAATGTCTATTAAATAGTTCACTTTCAAATCTTGAAATCGAtttaagtataactatatattattatggtaccaTTATTTAAACCTACtttcagttatatatataatagtaagacGTGTAATCTCACGAAATTATTGTTCGCCTGTTCGGTAACGCGTAGGTACCTATTGCTTGAGTTTTTCAGTTAACTGAACTCAATAGTGCACGTAATGTATGAACTATAAATCCTTAATCCGtgatatttatatcaaacacgtacattttaatgaattccATTATTCGGTTCGAATCTCGGAATAATGTCTAAACAATACTTAAAACTCACCCTTACGGACTCgtttacctaatatataagtaaagtaaccaaatataatacaatcgaATTGAACACTATTGTATCGATTGCATAAATCATGTAATATATTCAGAGTGATTCGCCAAAAATACTCACCATAATTtgttctattaataataaatgcattttaacttttaggtatacttataatatatatttcttatattttaaaatacttagacTTAAGGGGTGTCTGTATGTGGCGACACAAACttcttctctctctctctctctctctctctcttttttaataaaaattgtattttaaaatattgatgcaACTGAACTAAGATTTAAACTGatataatgtagataatatgtgataatattatatatagaatataatattatatacttataaatagtatagtaattaatagtcttaaaaatgatttaacaaaaatataaaataaacgtaatatattttaatctaataccTGCagcttaatgtttaataattcttACTTATTACTAAGTTAgtgtttacaataaatattatacgatttcaaTAGTTCAATagatattattggtattaattataaatatttttaattcatcgtGGTctccatattattatgaacctaTATCTTAAGCGTAcgacattaaataaattaaataataatagttagaattttgattttgttacCAGCTagcattaacattttcaaaaaagccATCGGGTTAAAAATTTACAGGAATAGGGATGATTTGCATCTGAAAAAAATGTGGACATttcttaaatggtataaaaatctaaatatttgaaaatatagtacttaagtatattaggtattattaaaaaatagaaaaataataattggtttaggtatattcattattaaagaaagAAATATGAGCGAGCATGCTCGGCGAATCGTCTTGTACAATATATTGGTAAGTACTTTATAAATGTAAAGTCACATCAgacggaaaaaaaaacataaattgtagTAATGGACTTCGAAGGTAACACTGCAATAGTTATTGGCCGTGTCCCGGTTGGCAGAGAATTGCAGCACGAAAATGTGATTTCATATATTATGCCGTTATCGCCTCAGCTGCCACGCTTATATTACGTCGTTATCGCGGTCGCTGATAAAAGAGAAGGTTGTGGCGTTGGCCGGTTCGACGGTATAACACCAATACCAGTATACCACACGCGTGaaccatcataataataataataataataatattataaaatcgttattGGCTGATACGCAGTGGCCAGTGCACGGTCCACGTAAACAAATAGTACGACAATGACGCGTGACCCGTCCGGACAGCGTTTCCTGACGTGCGCCGCCGCAGCTGCACTGCTGCTGATCGCGTCATGGTCATCCATGGCCACGACAGCCGGTAAGTTGGACTAAACGCAGAATAATCATATTGTATGCCATGtaggttaaatttaaattatgctaTCATTCACCGTTGGTTTCGAATCGAATGTGTGATAagaaaaccgaaaaaaaaattgtactctaCGACGAGATTTTGTCGCTTGGGCTGaagatttataacataataggtGTATGAATCTAATGGAGTCTTTCTTCCGATAGCTACGTCTGAAAAATACTCTCATCACGATAACGTCAGATGCATAGACATGGTGACCAGAGGTACTTTTTTTTGTTGCATCGTCCTAATGTCATACGTCATAGGtttgagtaaattaaattatactaattttcgaaaatatcggtctaatattattggtatttcttcaacatatcatattatcatctatatgtatatatatatatagatatatagatattagtGCAGAGTTGTTCACTAATACTTCCAAATGAACGAATTATTGCTATCGAATAGtgtttaataacattatgtttttttatgataaaaaaggtaaaatttaaagtatgattttttttttaagttttatatctgatcaccataataatatgcatgtgATGTATACGAAAACGTGCGGTCGAAATTACTCGCAGTGACATCTACAAcgcatacatcataatattttataataaagtactCGTAATTAAACGTATTCAGCAAAATCATCGCGATAGCCGACAGGCATAcgtcatttaatttttcataaatccTCGAAAACGAcctgtgatatatttttttctacgtgTACGTCGTTCGGTCGCTAAGTCCCGGTGCACGCGATAGTAATATTGTTCCGACGTTGTAATATACCGAAcacagactatattatatatatagatacaataaattaaaggaTATATATAGAACGCGATGGTGCTACATTTTTCGTGATTGGATTTTAAGATGCCAGAGGTGAGTTATCATCACACGTCACGGTAgcgtataataattctatattatagtatacggtGGTTGGATCGATGATTATTCACCTAgcttcactttttttttttagtacattaatatattaggcACGTTCCCATCATATATGCATatactgcaatataatatataccaatgattttataaatcacCAACGGTCGTAGTAGGTTATAATCGAGCGAGTTTATTATTTCGTAATtgatgtcgtcgtcgtcgctgtTGTTGTTTTTGCAGGCAGATATGTGTCTAACCTTAACGGAAACTGCATGCGGTGCTTGTGTTATGCGTCCACACTGTGCAACGTGACAGTCGGATGCTCGCGCGGTTACTGCGGTCCATATTACTTGTATCGTGATTACTGGAAGGAAGCGGGCCAGTTGGTGTTGCCCGACGACGATCCGGACCGAGACCAGGCGTTCGTGGACTGTGCTTCGAACGAAGAATGCGCGCAAAAAGTCGTCGAGAACTACATGGTCAAGTGGGGAAAGGTGAGTGACAAACATATAGTAGAACAACAAACAAATGGGCTGATATCAGAgtgggtgtgtgtgtgagagagagaaaAAGAGGTTCGGGAGCCAAATTTCAATAGAAAAATATGGCATAAAATTTGAatcatttatacaaattaatggcgttagagaaaaattaatttaataacaaagttATTAGAAAATGATTGCATCTACTTTAAATGCCGCgacatattatgtattcttCAGCAGAGTGAGGGACGaggtgtctatattatattatattaaaatgcccATAGTTCCAACAATGTATCATAGTAAAATTTACTAAGCACTAGTATAGTTGCAGTGACGCAACTATAGTTGAAACCCTCATCGAATTTtcacaacaatttttaaaactttttcagTGTGCTTTAAATAAACTGTAATTTATTTGAGGATTATTGCTCAAGTAAAACGTGGTATTTCCACGCTGGAATCAGTATAATAAACCAAACTTTCGAGGAATCCTCTAGTTAAGCTTCccttataaaaaacaaattattagctCCCCCTTTTGCTCCTAAAAAACAAAATCCTGACTATTTCACtgctgaataataatattatttgggtACTTCTGCGACGTCAGGCCGGAAGGAAGCGCGCGTCGCCTTCGTCGTTATTACACCATTGAccgatgtataataattattagccgCAAGACGAGTTGTGCGGGAATGAAATCACCGGTGTTCGTAGTTTGGGTGGGGAAGGGGGTAAGGGACGAATTTTAAGTTCCGCCGTCTACGTCCTTAGGAAACGCGTCATCCGGTCGTTGGCAGGTTAATCACCATgataacgattataatatattattattattaggtattatattggcTGCAGTATATGTTGTGATGAAggatgtgtaataaaatattcatactatGCTGTCCCCTGACCGGGTTAGAAATGATCGAAAACGTTCAAACACGCTCCCCGTCGTACctacataggtacataaatacataataaacgtCACACGAAACACACTCGTTACCGGGCGTCACGCATATTATATAACGCGAGTATTAAAAcaccaacaataataatcataataatatactatatagcgtCAATGATTTAATTGTCTTTCGTGgacgcgatattataataatattattttaaagacttCAGCACATCATAATAACGAGTATCTGGTTactgtaggtattaaaatataggtactaacaaTATCATGTTTCGGTATCGAATgattaaatcgttttttttttcaaaacattttgatagcctattattgtttttaatcaacCCACCAGAAATCgctgaatacaaaataatatactgcataatattatcataactatAGGGAGtaactttttttgtaaaattaaatttaaggttGTTGACAACAATCTTttcggataataataattttaagctacTGCAACAGCAATTttgttacacatatttttatatatttgataataattgcatatttctACAAAATTTAGTATTTGTTACATTTTGAAGTAAAGTTGAATTATGTActgttttcaaaatttaataaaggtgtaaaataatatttcatccagtagaaagatttaataatacgttttgtCGACTATGAACCTATCATTTTTggttaactaataaaaattgtatcatttttaaCAGAAGATGAACTTCTTTATCCATAatcttgtaaaaaaatgttattaaaaaaaaaatgattgttttgcatcaagttaataaatttatttataattattttgatgtctaatgaaataataattaataactatcaaatatataaaaaaatacatatataattttttttattataatctattgttGGCTATTTTTATGAATTGCACTTTATATTGTGATGCTTTTTACTGCATACAAATATGTACTCTAATCGTGAATATTGGTCATAACGTGGATTGTATTATACGTATTCTAGGGTTCATTATAAATGATTTCATACAACATAGGCTGCGAGGCGCACCAACGAACAAAAAGTTATTGTTtgttacacaaatatatatttcattgtttatGGAAAACACGATCAGCGATATAGTGAATTATACGTAGACCtacctatacttattacttgcctcctacctatgtatattgttatattactcGAAAGAATTTAAaagttcttaaaatattttagttggcTATTTTCTGTTatgatgatatataatatataatataaataccgctccgatataattttatgtaaaatataaaatttcaagtgCTTTTGTATTCAAATCGACTTGTAAATATCTTtcgaaagtatttttttttttttttttacaacactaCATACAAGTTTAGGTATACAATATGCGATCGATGAGCGCGGATCGGTGTCCTTGATGTGTTGCAGGTCTTGTTGTACCTACACCGCACGCTAaccagaatataataataatatagacacaaCCATTAGTCATCAAATTGCGATATTAAAacccgatattatattattattaatgtgtgtTCGTGTAAATgcattatagtacctatacaacaCGGCGATGGGTTTTAAACGAAACGCGTAAATTATTCACGTGCAATATtagatacaatatttaataaacgggGTCCacgcgattattattattattatcgggaCTTGGGAGTCATTTGCGGTCCACGGGTtcccttctttttttttttttgtatgattcGTACAAAATGGTTTTGTtagccaccaccaccgccgctgTATTCAATGaaacaatataggtaggtacgtgttTACacgataatctatattatacacgtgcCTACACAACGACGAATCCGATTACTCGGGAAAATTATCTGTTGTCAggaattttgtattacatataattaaagaGTTGCGCAATCGTTaaaaattctgtttttatttttatgtaccttgAAAACGGCATGCGTctaatactattgtataatattatgtgttgtaGAACgtcttgataatattattataacggtaACTCCAAAAATTAGAATGACGTGTTTTCGTACtaaaatatcaatgaaataataatatacggtaaTAAACTACCATTATTGACcacattatcatattaatattgcaCATGTAGACTTATCGTTAATGTTACGATAACTGTGACGATCACGGACGAGTTTGTTTTTACCAAtcgcatcataataatatatttatatatttatacatattattatattaatatttgcttggataattaatatgatattagtgCAGTACTTGTCTTTTCtggtcattataataatatattaggtgtaTATTGTGTGTACGTGTCGAATGCGGGCTGACGAGCGCATTATGTGGGAttacaaaaatgtgtaataaacctacaaataaaatgaacattttttgtcctttaaaataatatgacgtttTGTATACGGATAAATTATTCAAGTCAAAACGGTTTTGTGTCCGCGCCAGTCTATTGTGCAGTGTGACGTTAGCGATTCCATGCCGTATAATAAACCATTGGACGtgtgaataattcaaaataaatgttgttaatatttttttttatatatataaaaacagtcGTGTACGATTAATAACGGTAAAAAAAACACTGCCATACGAGTCGTCGATAAACCCTCAACTTAcccagaatataataataataatatatatatatatatatatatatgtagttaacAAGTAAATGGCCTGAATACCGTGAAAAATGTTTGATCGCtagtcaatttattattaattaactaaccgatcaaaattacatttttatgcatagacatttttagaaaaatactcTATTTCGGAATACaaacattaaaatcatattgtgttgttaaaaagtaaaaacctgtataaataataacgttaaaaatagtggaaatatattattattattttcaaacacgtTGTTTTGTATTGACTTCAAATTATagacataaaaacattaatactttttgaaaaaatgaatatttgtcTTGAAAATAGctgtatatttgaaaaatattattataattaaaactctAGGTCCTCCACTGAGATGGATGAATACCGATATTTGTTATTTCTGTATTTTACACGTGTAGCATAATAGTAAAAGCTATAGATACTAGCTTAGTATCCATCATCGGTCGATCAATGTAGTGacgacaaatattataaaaacagatcTTAATTTG
This genomic window contains:
- the LOC132921533 gene encoding uncharacterized protein LOC132921533, whose product is MTRDPSGQRFLTCAAAAALLLIASWSSMATTAGRYVSNLNGNCMRCLCYASTLCNVTVGCSRGYCGPYYLYRDYWKEAGQLVLPDDDPDRDQAFVDCASNEECAQKVVENYMVKWGKDCNKDGVTDCDDYARIHFNGREDCSSIENTNFGRRYETCRPVSSRGKFN